The DNA segment actcaaaatatatcaaactctacacttcacaaatatttttctctcaattcaattgtatttttcatcacaaatgaagacctattatagatccacatttgagattagtccaaaaataaatacattatcatctacatcatcacacactaattttccacattttacaactcaatattcaacattcaacattcaatattcaacataatatataataataatatttttcaacatatATAACAATAGTAATGAATAATTTACAGGCATTTAGTCGAATgccaataattaatttcaaggGAGTCAAACGACTCAAATGCTATGCTtgagaaaaattatatttttatatattaactTTGGAATGCCAATAccttaaaaagaaaaaaaaaactttggaaTGCCAATAATTTCTATGATGTAAAAAAGCTGCTCGAATTAGTAACTTGGGGCTTGGGAACATATATTAATACCCTTTTACTTCTGCATTTcgtattattactattatttgtAAATttgtttgtattatttttatttttgttgttggtaTTACTATATATTAAGTCACCGTTTAGTAGATATtattgttaatatatatataacttattttattcaattttgcGTTCTTCTctacatattatttatttatctattaattattaattttacataaaACAAATCATTAACAATTTATCTTAcattaatcaaataattaaatttaaattattgtatTATCAATTATatgtaatattattttatattttatttattttttaaaaaataaaataataatttatcattttaatttaaaaaaaattgtatttaatcaattaaattaattatattatttatttttttattataataaaattatttatctaTGTTTATTTCATCATTTAAACCAAACAGTGATTAATATTATGCATGGTACCTATCTTTGTAATTATGGCCAATTTGTTCTAAAGTTATTCCAAATAAATGACTCTATAAATAGTTGCTGGTGTGttctaattattaattaatatacagTGAGAGGAGGCGAAACCATAGCTAAAACAAGAGATCAGCAATGGAGGAGAACCATGCAAAATCACGGTTCAAAAGGGTTTGTGTATTTTGCGGGAGCAGCTCGGGGAAGAGGGAATGCTACACCGAAGCAGCGCTGGAGCTAGGGCAAGAACTGGTACTAGAATAATAACTTCAATTCCCATGTTTATTTTGACCTCCATATATGTTCAGCTGCTGATATATGCTCTCAGCATGCATGAAATGCGATTACCCATAAGTTGTTTGAATTATTGACATAAAGGTGGCGAAAAGGTTGGATCTTGTGTACGGCGGAGGGAGTATTGGGCTGATGGGTCTGGTTTCCCAAGCTGTTCATCGAGGCGGCGGACATGTTCTTGGGTGtgtattattatatatacttTCCGAtgcattttgattttttttttcttgatttcATTGGCCTTTTATCTTACCGGTTAATTACTCTGGGTTATGTTTGAATCGCAGGATTATACCGAAACCATTGGTTGGAAAAGAGGTAAGTAAGTTACTGCCAGCTTGTAGTTTTGATTTTTATGACAAAATAACTTCTGTTAAAGTTCTATCTCTTGGGTGGCGGTGATGTAGAAAACTGGTGAGACTGTTGGGGAATTGAGAATGGTTGCGGATATGCACCAAAGAAAGGCCGAGATGGCCCGACACTCTGATTGTTTCATTGCTTTGCCAGGTTTGGTGGACACCATAATTAGCTAGCTCCTTCATTTGTTTTGTACTGTGTATCCTTCCATCCATGCATGATAGAATTTGGCAAGATTTCACCTTTCCTGGGAAATGGTTCTTTTTAGTCCAATCTCACGTGGGTTTGCTGCGGACGTTGCAGGTGGTTATGGGACTCTGGAGGAGTTGTTGGAGGTTATTACATGGGCTCAGCTTGGTATCCATGATAAGCCTGTAAGTTCgtgttttttcttcattttcttgACTTCTTGTTTGTGTGTGAAATAGTGTAAATTAAGCACATGAACATGATCTGGTTTCATATGGGATCAGGTGGGGCTGCTGAATGTGGATGGCTACTACAACTATCTTCTCACTTTCATCGACAAAGCAGTGGATGATGGCTTCATAAAGCCTTCTCAGCGTCACATCTTTGTGTCTGCACCAAACGCCAAAGACCTCATTCAGAAACTCGAGGTAATTGGTTAACAATCAATCACCTCTCTTTTTGATCACTCATTTGTTTGaaatatgtattaatttttataaaatccaAGATAAGAATCATGATGAACATTTGTGTATGTACAGGAATACGTGGCTGTTGAAGATGAAGTGGTGATGGGGTTGAATTGGGAGGTGGAACAGCCACAGCAAGTGGGGTTCGCTGCATTGCAACACCCTGAAATTGCTCTGGTGTGAGAGAAAGATGACACATCCCAAAAGAGGCATATATGCTCTGATCACTGATccaaccatatatatatatgcaactCATTAATGTGTCTTTTGTATTGTATTCAATGTGGTTTTGCCTCTCATTACTCAAAATTCAAGATTATATATGATTATCATCAGTAGCCAGTTCTGGCGCTGCTTGCCTTAGATTTATTTCATCTAGCCAATGTTTTCAAGGTAATGAATTGTTTCATGGATGTTGAATGATGCCATACgagcatcatcatcatcttcttcttctactTAGATTGGTGGGTTATGGGTACATCCACATGCTAGTTTCCTACATCCCCCAACTGTTACATAGCCTAATGTATCTAGTTTCAACATATCATGTGTAGTCATTAAGGCTGTGAATACTTACTTGTTCGATTCGAAGAGCATGCAAAATTCAATATCACATGTATAGCCACATGGGCTGTAATTGTCCCATGCATGTCCATGGGTAAAACACTTGAAGTTGTGGCGGTGTTGTGGTGGGAATGAAGTTCCAAGAAACTTAATATTGGGCCTGGTTTACGTAAAATTTAGAAATCGGAAATAGTGGACCAATTAAAGCGGAACGAAATCTTCTGCTACAAATCATTTTACACTTTACTAACAAAAATTCTGTTTacacaaattattaaaaattaaatgcgCTAAacaatatgaataaataaaatataataaatcattgataaaatttttgattttttatattttttcaaaacatGGAAAAGACACAGTTTACTGCATTTAATGTGCAGCCACTCCACCTAACACGAAGATATGAATCTAGCTAcaattcataagaatttgaaaaCAATGAATTAGAATCCTCCATTCAACTTCAAAGTATGATTTCAAGGTCGTCGCTTTGATAgtaagaaaaaaattgaaataggCGGTATCATAAATGGAATAGAAAATGACGCAGAGTGATATGACTCAAGGCTCTGACAGTTCTTCTCTCaagcattaatttaattttttgtgtgCTTAGATTAAGAAAATGTTTTGACAATATAACTTTTATAAATCTAAATTAAAACCATTAATTTTGCTCTtgtttgataaaaattttattagtttgtatatatgattaattatattaataaatatggaTAAATTTGTAAAAGAGGGAAtgttatatattcaaaatactGGGCAACGTAATTACAACGGATGAGATAAGTAAATAGGGGTGGAATCGAATCGTGACTCGTTCCGTAATCCCTTTATTCGATTTTCATCTTGACAAGAattgagattttttttctttcaatctATCGAGaagtgtcgggacccgaatgttcggAATTCCATCGAGTCGGAAGAGGATAATATCaaaccatattttttttttatttttttttatgaaaatatatttttttaaaaaaaatctatgaagaaactcaaataattttttagtataataaaaataagttaaattttttgtatataaccattaaaaactaaaacattttcATAGTACATtaataataaactaaaacaagtaacaactacttgattaacacaattaaaacatataattattcataataataaaaaaacaaaatgaaaatttataactcgacattaatattaaaacagataaatataaatatcaaaaaataatttcGTCGGGTAGAGTTGTTGATCCCGATCCCGACCACTCGGGACGGGAAAAATTCGAGACAGAAACGAGTTGAAAATCGGAAAGGGTCGGAAATTTTGTCAATTATGTCTGCCCTAAGTAAATGAAGCTTAAATAATTGGGATGGAGGAAGTAGTTATTTTCCTGATGCTGGTATTACATATAGTTCACATATGTTAATATTAGAATCGTTAAAAATGGTCTGAACTCGTCGGTTCACAAAAAATAGACATgttgaaataataattttagtgGTCTGTTTGAAGACGAGCGAGAGCTATAGACGAGAGACACCGATTCTTTTATCCTTAATATATATGGAGATGATTTTAAAATCAACACCATCTTAAATCttttagatatatttttttagagagaaatcttttgaattatcacattttttggttttttcatTTACATGTTTTATATTTTTGCTCATGTTATCTTAGGTGTGTTAAAACGAGCTGGTCGGATAGGGAAGACCCACAATCCGTCGCAATCCACCATTAGACAGGGCGTAACGGGCTGACACATCTTTAAGTCAGGTTGAGAAAACACCAACCCCatccaacccacctattttaggtgACGGGACGTGTTAATCCGATGAAGTTACGTATAATTTGGCGGGCCAACACGCATCCACCACAACTCACCATTAGGCGGCGCGGGCCGACCAATCTTTTAGAATGGTTGAGAAATTGTCAACCCATTCCACCTACTTTGTATGGCGGGACGGGCCAACCGACGAGCCTAACCCATTTTGACATCTCTAGTTATCGTCAATTTCAGTGTTTTAAAAGGTGACACCTAGGACCGCCTAGGCGCTAGGCGGTTGTCCGTCGTCCTGATTTTTAGACATTTGAAGTTTATGGATGTTATTACATTTATTGATCGTTTAGGCCGGCTAGACTGCTCGAAATTCACTTAGAAGGCTGTCTAgattaatatatgatatttttttattttttaaattattttttttaaaaaaagacattATTTGACATGTTTTCCCATAAATTCGTGTCGGATGAAGATGATAAATATTCCATGTATTTTGAGTTTATGAACAAGAATAATTAGAAatcagacaaaaaaaaaaaaatgtctaaacGATCCGCCTAATCTTCTAATCACTAGGCCGTGGTACCgtctatcattttttttaaaatattagtcAATTCAGAGTCttaatttgattttgtttttttccaACAAGTGTTAATGTAGAATTGAAGATGACATCGGTGTCTATAAATATTATCATTTTTCGATAGGGTAATACTACATGTATATGGAGAGTATTACTTGTTGGGTTGCACAATGCACTTGAAATTTTATGATTATCCTAcatgcatttttgaaagatttatttCAAATAAAGTGCATAGATAATCATATAATTTCAAATACATTGTGTAAACCAACGTGTAACTCTCCATGTATATGTAACATTATCCCTTTCTATATCATGTGAACGttttaaaaagacaaaaaaGGACAAAGTCCCATACTCAAGGGAAGGTGGGAAGAAATTGCAAGGAAAGAAAGAGGTGTGTATGATTGAGTGGGAGAAGACTTCCAAGTCAAGTCACTCGAAGACTCCTGACTCTGCTGTTTTCCTTTTAATTCCAAAAACACTATGGTGCGCAAAATACGCGGTTTTAGCTTTGAACCAGAAAATATTATATCAGATTactttctttgtctttcttttatatgattattatttattaaacaCCTCTGTTTAcgatattactaatatatgtataactcatcaCATCTTAtctcacgttcttctcatcatattatttatctatatattaattatttatctaacatcaatcaaatcattgaattcaaattactatattaccacttataaataatataatttttattttatttattgttaaaaagataaaatagtcatttaacatttttatataaaatttaatcagtcaaatcaaataaaccataatctatcaatcaaaattttaaatatcatttcttacttattttttattacattatactactcatctatatattacttataccatacctcaaaccaaacggtgcctaaGGGTCCGTTTGAGGTGatagataagataaataatatagagataagtaacatattgtaataaaaaataaataaaaaacgatagttaatataagattttatttgattgatagattatggtttgtttgatttgattggttatattttatataaaaatagtaaattatcattttatcattttaataattaataaaatataaataatattatttataaagggtaatataaaaatttaaatttaatgatttgattgatgtaatataaataattaatgatttgattgatgtgatataaataattaaaaaatggataaataatatatcaaaaagaACGTGAGACTAGATAAGATTATtaatacatagattaataatctGTAACTTCAAACGGACCCTAATTAAAAGctctttttttaaatatatatatacatctcCAGATAATATTATCTTTAGTTCAAACTTCAAACCTCATCTCTCCCCTATGCGACTAatacaattttattttgaaaaagtATCAAATTTCATTTTCGTCTCATGAAGATTATTTAATAGGTTCATAAGATAAGGATACGTTACAAGTGTAATAAGAAAAATGAAAGATAAGGAGAATAAATAATATAGTGTGATAAATTGTATGATTTAAGTTtttcatatattaattaataaaaataaattatatatagttaaatttattttatattttcattGTATTATCTATTTTTATGATTGTAAAGAAAATATAGACATAgtttatgtaatttattttgatttataatttattttaccgATTACACAAATGAATTGTTGtgttttaaaaatcaatttaagaaaaagaaaattattattattcgacagatttatttaaaaattttaataaaatacagtTCCAACAATATTaatgattttatattttaaaatgataattaaattaatgatcTTGAacgttaaaaataatataatggaAAAATAAGGCACCATTCTGGATTTTAAAAAAGGgttaatatattatatgatacaTGCATTATCGTAAGAATACTGAATATCATATTTCTGCTTATACGATGATATGATACTTTTAATCTaacatatattattattactattattatttttttagtttacatatatattaatatatcacCACTTTAAATTGtgaattttcttttgtttttttattttttaatttattatcccACGATTAATTAAGCATATTATGTGTTAATTAATATTGttcatcaaatatttttttatattatgtattatatattaataaacaaatatataattacaatttttttatgTGCATCACGTGTTCTTTCCGtgcgtgtgtgtatatatatagatatatataatacaaaaataataaataaataaaaatgatttgtttgtcatatttttaaatttgttatCATCTTAATCAGTAATTTAGATAATACATTATATCGCACAGTCAATTAGAATTTGGTATTTATAATGAgctttttgtttttaaatttcaataaatatatatatatatatatatatatatatatatatgatgtttTCATTATAGAGGTGGTATACCGTACAATATTACGGTatgcaaaaaaaatttgtacGGTATTAGTATATACTTTTTTATACCCAAAAtacttatattttaaatttattgtttaaaatatataaattcttATACATTGTTTTGGTATTCCGGTAcattcgaaaattttaaatttcatattgTTACCGTTAACGTATcgaaaaaattgtattttttccGGTACAATAATATATACcaaaaattcgatattttttctAGCACTGGTTCTGAATTATATATGCACCAACAAATGTAAAACCTCCTATATTGTTCAAAGCATGTTTGAAGAATTGGTTAACTTTTTactaatttatataattttttaattaaataaatgctAAAAATATAGAACTGAAATACACATATCTACATATTAATTTACAAATTCtttccaaaatttcaaattataaaattatgattgatagaaaatttattagtttttttaGGTATATCCATTATGACACCAAAGTATTTGTAGGGATATCAAAGGAAACAAAAGGggaaaaaatcatcaaattaaaGTTGGACGGGAGATATTGTCATATAtttgtgacgtgggaacccgcagccgTTATATTCGGTGCGCACTCCCTGAACTAAcacaatagcctgcaaactacgttaaTTAGATAAATCGTACTAGGCAAGTCCTGTGTGACAGACTAGTTCAAAAAAATGTTGGTAGGGAaaatcgaactcctgacctcTGGGAGAGATATTGTCATATTGATAAATCTTTTAAGTGGGATGCCAATTAAATCACGAAGGAAGAAACAAATTGTAATTAGATAGATAGAGAACGAGGAAATGGTAATCAAACCATAATGATAATTATGATAATTAGTTGCGCCGCATTGTGtgtgattaaaatatgaatattatttattatgaacatatattatatgtttgtttcaaatcaatttaaattgaaaataataagTTGCCTACatgattaaaatatgaatattatttatcGTATACATGTATTATATTTTAGTTTCAGATCAATTtagatttgaaaataaaatgaaatcacaaaaatGGAGATTGTCACGAacaaatgaaatttaaaatagagataaaaatttttgttaatttttttggctttttgaaaaatattttagatatttcgtttttgttttcaccaaattaattttaatttggttaCTGAATGGTgcaataatatagtaagatgtTGAAAATCTTGATTCATCCATGAAAAATTATGATAGAAAAAAACTATTTGAGTCCCATTGTGAACAAATTGAATACATAAGAcgattttaatattattgaaGACGCCtgacataaaaatatgaatcaAAAGAATTTAATAGTCTTCTGTAATACATATTATatgattaaataattaattatttaattaattatacacataaaatattaaaattatgtCTATTTTAATGCACAGTATCCTGTATTGTTTTTCTCACTACAGTGAAAATTTTTTTCCCAAGAATACTGTAGATTATTTGATGGTTCAAATTCCATAAGGAAAATGAGAAATTATCAGACAACCAAAAAGTAGGGATTTTCTTGCATGACCGATTCAAAGATTGACGAAATTCCAAAAAGTTGTCAATTCCTCGTGGTCTAGACATATTGTTTCTCTCTGGGATTGATAACATTTTATACcactttttttttggattttaatatCATAGAAAATATATGATCATTTCGTCTTCACAATTTAAAAAATCCCTTGTGAGCAAAAAATAATAAGATGGAATTTAATTAAGTGGATTTTATTTACTCAACGCTTAAAATCCTACACCAATGATAGTACTTAGATTATATATCACATGAATTATATATCTTACCATATTATCATAGTAGAGATCTTTAAATTAACAAACTTTCGATTGATTGATAAATCTTGAGATAAATATCCTAACTTaattcacaacaaaaccaaaattattaggtAAATTAGTCATTGTATACGACATTATCTTTTCTTAACCATTagatttttttcttatttatcaaaacaatattAATTTTGTGACTTTGGGTGTGTTTTTAATTACGAAAATATCACTCACTTGTAAAATTGACGTTTTTGTTGCGTTTTAGTCggtatttatttatgaaaacactatattttttaatttttaattttttttctttaaaaaacaCAAACTTCATAAGTACAGAACGCGTACACAAAAATACTAACTACTAATCTACATATGAGTCATGACTATAATTAATGTTATATCACTGACGTCTCAAAATATGAAACATTAGATTTATCACTAAGAGTTACCCATTCAATTAAACTAAAGTTTATAATAATCTCCCAAGAACACGAGTCTAAAAACCGCGTGAACTAGTCTTCACATGAGTCTCTTTCACAACACTAGCTAtaatggttatatatatatatatatatatatatatatacatggaaGAAGCCTCAGTGGACAGAATCAAGTGTCCTGCacaatatatagtcatatacatgaatgaatgCATAGCTATGGACGAATCAAGACTCGAGTTGGAGTTGCCGGGTTTCAGGTTTCACCCCACCGAGGAAGAGTTGCTCAATTTTTACCTCAAAACCAGGGTGATCGGCAAGAAACTGCGCGGCGATATCATCGGAATCTTGAACATCTACAATCACCATCCCCGGGAGTTGCCAGGTTTTGTATATACATAAATTGTAAAACAACCTGTTAGCTAGTTTCTATCTAAGTTACGGGTCAGTCTGTGCCCCTACATTGAATGGccc comes from the Henckelia pumila isolate YLH828 chromosome 1, ASM3356847v2, whole genome shotgun sequence genome and includes:
- the LOC140874075 gene encoding cytokinin riboside 5'-monophosphate phosphoribohydrolase LOG5-like, producing MEENHAKSRFKRVCVFCGSSSGKRECYTEAALELGQELVAKRLDLVYGGGSIGLMGLVSQAVHRGGGHVLGIIPKPLVGKEKTGETVGELRMVADMHQRKAEMARHSDCFIALPGGYGTLEELLEVITWAQLGIHDKPVGLLNVDGYYNYLLTFIDKAVDDGFIKPSQRHIFVSAPNAKDLIQKLEEYVAVEDEVVMGLNWEVEQPQQVGFAALQHPEIALV